One window from the genome of Myxococcales bacterium encodes:
- a CDS encoding DUF58 domain-containing protein — MLSQELLAQVRRLQVITRRQVASVMGGAYLSVFRGRGMEFDEVRPYVPGDDVRSIDWNVTARTGEPHVKRYVEEREMTIMLVVDVSSSLEFGSGQKSKREAAAEVAAMLAMAASANGDKTGLVMFHGQAEQFIPPRKGEKHALRVIREVLAPEASLAKSMALPAAAGQAAAANARQSSWWRRLWAALVARRRHAPASRGTDIAAALEFCRRVLPRKTVMFVISDFFDEDYLQVLAHANQKHDVVGVWLTDPREQTMPALGLLALQDAESGQVALVDTAGADFASTYAAGAAAARARLIDAWRARGIDLFEVSAGASVVDPLLRFFRQRAQRRRR; from the coding sequence ATGCTCAGCCAAGAACTCCTCGCGCAGGTTAGGCGCCTGCAAGTCATCACGCGTCGGCAGGTTGCCAGCGTGATGGGTGGCGCCTACCTTTCCGTGTTTCGCGGCCGCGGCATGGAGTTTGACGAGGTGAGGCCGTATGTGCCCGGCGACGACGTGCGCAGCATCGACTGGAATGTCACGGCGCGCACCGGCGAGCCGCACGTCAAGCGCTACGTCGAAGAGCGCGAAATGACAATTATGCTCGTGGTCGATGTCAGCTCGTCGCTCGAGTTTGGCTCGGGGCAAAAGAGCAAGCGCGAGGCGGCGGCGGAAGTGGCCGCGATGTTGGCGATGGCGGCGAGTGCCAATGGCGACAAGACCGGCTTGGTCATGTTTCATGGCCAGGCCGAGCAGTTCATTCCGCCGCGCAAGGGCGAAAAGCACGCGCTACGGGTGATTCGCGAGGTGCTCGCGCCCGAGGCGTCGCTGGCTAAATCGATGGCGCTGCCCGCCGCGGCTGGTCAAGCGGCGGCAGCCAACGCGCGCCAATCTAGTTGGTGGCGCCGCCTGTGGGCCGCGTTGGTCGCGAGGCGTCGCCACGCCCCTGCGTCACGCGGCACCGACATCGCGGCCGCGCTGGAGTTTTGTCGCCGCGTCTTGCCGCGCAAGACCGTGATGTTCGTCATCTCAGATTTTTTTGATGAAGATTACTTGCAGGTGTTGGCGCACGCCAATCAGAAACACGACGTGGTTGGGGTGTGGCTGACCGATCCGCGTGAACAAACCATGCCGGCGCTCGGCCTGTTGGCGTTGCAGGACGCCGAATCGGGGCAGGTGGCGCTGGTAGATACGGCGGGCGCCGATTTCGCGAGCACGTATGCGGCGGGTGCGGCGGCGGCGCGGGCGCGCTTGATCGACGCGTGGAGGGCGCGCGGCATCGATCTGTTTGAGGTATCGGCGGGCGCCTCGGTGGTTGATCCCTTGCTGAGGTTTTTTCGCCAACGCGCGCAGCGGAGGCGGCGATGA
- a CDS encoding VWA domain-containing protein, whose translation MSPSWWSQLSWAQPWALLLLLLVAPTWWWARRHAATMVFSSLTLLPKQTRSWRTRLAWVPASLLALACAAWVIALAGPRVGKRNSLVRADGIAIMMVVDISSSMLALDLSDEGGEKTRLDAIKGVFRRFVLGDGELAGRRDDAIGLVSFAAYADTRSPLTLDHGNLLSALDGTELVEPGSEEDGTAIGDGLALGLQRLQQSPAKSKVVVLLTDGENNAGEQDPRAVAEIAAGLGIKVYTIGAGTNGRAPVRVGGGPQSELVYRRVQIDEELLQAVASKTGGQYFRATNSAGLHDIYATIDRLEKTRMAQERFLEYRYFFEPLVLLGLIAVALGFALRWSLLRRYPE comes from the coding sequence ATGAGCCCTTCGTGGTGGTCGCAATTGTCATGGGCGCAGCCGTGGGCTCTCTTGCTGCTGCTGCTCGTCGCGCCGACGTGGTGGTGGGCGAGGCGTCATGCGGCGACCATGGTGTTTTCGTCGCTCACGCTATTGCCGAAGCAGACGCGCTCATGGCGCACCCGCTTGGCGTGGGTGCCAGCGAGCCTGTTGGCCTTGGCCTGCGCCGCCTGGGTCATCGCGCTCGCGGGCCCACGCGTGGGCAAGCGCAACTCGTTGGTGCGCGCCGACGGTATCGCCATCATGATGGTGGTCGACATTTCATCGTCCATGCTGGCGCTCGATCTTTCAGACGAAGGTGGCGAGAAAACCCGCCTAGATGCCATCAAGGGGGTGTTTAGGCGCTTCGTGCTCGGCGATGGCGAGCTCGCTGGGCGCCGCGACGACGCGATCGGGCTGGTGAGCTTTGCCGCCTACGCCGATACCAGGAGCCCGCTGACGCTCGACCACGGCAATCTCTTGAGCGCGCTCGATGGCACCGAACTCGTGGAGCCTGGGTCGGAAGAAGACGGCACCGCGATTGGTGACGGCTTGGCGCTCGGCCTGCAGCGCTTGCAACAATCGCCCGCGAAATCCAAGGTCGTGGTGCTGCTAACCGATGGCGAAAACAACGCCGGCGAGCAAGACCCACGCGCGGTCGCCGAGATCGCCGCGGGCCTTGGCATAAAGGTCTATACCATTGGCGCGGGCACCAATGGTCGCGCCCCCGTGCGCGTCGGAGGTGGACCACAATCTGAGCTGGTGTATCGCCGCGTGCAGATCGATGAAGAGCTGTTACAAGCCGTGGCGAGCAAGACGGGAGGTCAATACTTCCGGGCAACCAACAGCGCCGGGCTGCACGACATTTACGCGACGATCGACCGTCTCGAGAAGACGCGCATGGCCCAGGAGCGCTTTCTTGAGTACCGCTATTTTTTCGAGCCGCTGGTGCTGCTTGGGCTCATCGCCGTCGCGCTGGGGTTTGCGCTGCGCTGGTCGCTGCTACGGAGGTATCCCGAATGA
- a CDS encoding AAA family ATPase, with protein sequence MSDQLSEQVASMQARFAGLKAEIGKVLVGQDDMVHRLLLGLLAGGHVLLEGVPGLAKTLVIKTLADALDGDFSRIQFTPDMLPGDVVGTQVFNPREGNYSVKKGPVFANLVLADEINRAPAKVQSALLEAMQERQCTIGDQTFALPQPFMVLATQNPIEQEGTYPLPEAQLDRFMIKVRVGYPSKDEEVKIIDRMAGAMAEPSASKIMTLADVLAARQVATHVFVDDKVKRYAVELVAATRDPKANGCASLASLIDNGASVRGSINLIKVAKAHALLAGRSYISPHDVKTVAPDVLRHRVMVSYEAEAQGKTSDVVVAQILENVAVP encoded by the coding sequence GATCAACTCAGTGAACAGGTAGCGTCGATGCAGGCTCGGTTTGCCGGGCTGAAGGCCGAAATTGGCAAGGTGTTGGTGGGCCAGGACGACATGGTGCATCGCCTGTTGCTGGGCTTGCTCGCGGGCGGCCACGTGCTGCTCGAGGGCGTGCCGGGCCTCGCCAAGACGCTGGTCATCAAGACGCTCGCCGACGCGCTCGACGGTGATTTTTCGCGCATTCAGTTTACGCCGGACATGCTGCCGGGCGACGTCGTCGGCACCCAGGTGTTTAATCCGCGCGAGGGCAATTACTCGGTGAAAAAAGGTCCGGTGTTTGCCAATCTCGTGCTCGCCGACGAAATCAACCGCGCGCCGGCCAAGGTGCAATCGGCCTTGCTAGAAGCGATGCAAGAGCGGCAATGCACCATTGGCGATCAAACGTTTGCCTTGCCGCAGCCGTTCATGGTGCTGGCGACGCAAAATCCAATCGAGCAAGAGGGGACGTATCCGCTGCCCGAGGCGCAGCTGGATCGCTTTATGATCAAGGTGCGCGTCGGCTATCCGAGCAAAGATGAAGAAGTCAAGATCATCGATCGCATGGCGGGGGCGATGGCCGAGCCGAGCGCGAGCAAGATCATGACGCTCGCCGACGTGCTGGCGGCGCGCCAGGTGGCGACGCACGTGTTTGTCGATGACAAGGTCAAGCGCTATGCCGTCGAGTTAGTGGCCGCGACGCGCGATCCGAAGGCCAATGGTTGTGCCTCGCTCGCCTCGCTCATCGATAACGGTGCCTCGGTGCGCGGCTCGATCAATCTCATCAAGGTGGCCAAGGCGCACGCGCTGCTCGCCGGGCGCAGCTACATTAGCCCGCACGACGTCAAGACCGTGGCGCCCGATGTGCTGCGCCACCGCGTGATGGTGAGCTATGAGGCCGAAGCGCAAGGCAAGACCAGCGATGTCGTGGTGGCCCAAATCCTCGAAAACGTGGCCGTACCCTAA